A window of the Apteryx mantelli isolate bAptMan1 chromosome 23, bAptMan1.hap1, whole genome shotgun sequence genome harbors these coding sequences:
- the STT3A gene encoding dolichyl-diphosphooligosaccharide--protein glycosyltransferase subunit STT3A: MTKLGFLRLSYEKQDTLLKLLILSMAAVLSFSTRLFSVLRFESVIHEFDPYFNYRTTRFLAEEGFYKFHNWFDDRAWYPLGRIIGGTIYPGLMLTSAAIYHVLHFFHVTIDIRNVCVFLAPLFSSFTTVVTYHLTKELKDAGAGLLAAAMIAVVPGYISRSVAGSYDNEGIAIFCMLLTYYMWIKAVKTGSIYWAAMCALAYFYMVSSWGGYVFLINLIPLHVLVLMLTGRFSHRIYVAYCTVYCLGTILSMQISFVGFQPVLSSEHMAALGVFGLCQIHAFVDYLRSKLNPQQFEILFRSVISLVGFVLLTVGAVLMLTGKISPWTGRFYSLLDPSYAKNNIPIIASVSEHQPTTWSSYYFDLQLLVFMFPVGLYYCFSNLSDARIFIIMYGVTSMYFSAVMVRLMLVLAPVMCILSGIGVSQVLSTYMKNLDISRPDKKSKKQQDSTYPIKNEVASGMILVMAFFLITYTFHSTWVTSEAYSSPSIVLSARGGDGSRIIFDDFREAYYWLRHNTPEDAKVMSWWDYGYQITAMANRTILVDNNTWNNTHISRVGQAMASTEEKAYEIMRELDVSYVLVIFGGLTGYSSDDINKFLWMVRIGGSTDTGRHIKEHDYYTATGEFRVDREGSPVLLNCLMYKMCYYRFGQVYTEAKRPPGYDRVRNAEIGNKDFELDVLEEAYTTEHWLVRIYKVKDLDNRGLSRT, from the exons ATGACCAAGCTGGGGTTTCTCCGGCTCTCCTACGAGAAGCAGGACACGCTGCTCAAGCTCCTCATCCTCTCCATGGCGGCCGTGCTGT CTTTCTCCACGAGACTCTTTTCCGTCTTAAGATTTGAAAGCGTCATCCATGAATTTGATCC GTACTTCAACTACCGCACGACGCGCTTCCTGGCGGAAGAGGGCTTCTACAAATTCCACAACTGGTTCGACGACCGCGCTTGGTATCCGCTCGGCCGGATCATCGGCGGCACCATCTATCCCG GCCTCATGCTCACGTCGGCGGCCATCTACCACGTGCTGCACTTCTTCCACGTCACCATCGACATCCGCAACGTCTGCGTCTTCCTGgcgcccctcttctcctccttcacCACCGTCGTGACCTACCACCTCACCAAGGAGCTCAAG gaCGCGGGCGCcgggctcctcgccgccgccatgATCGCCGTCGTGCCCGGCTACATCTCCCGCTCCGTGGCCGGCTCCTACGACAACGAAG GCATCGCCATCTTCTGCATGCTGCTCACTTACTACATGTGGATCAAGGCGGTGAAAACCGGCTCCATCTATTGGGCGGCGATGTGCGCTCTGGCCTACTTCTACATG GTGTCCTCGTGGGGCGGCTACGTCTTTCTGATTAACCTCATCCCCTTGCATGTTCTTGTGCTGATGCTGACCGGCCGCTTCTCCCACAGGATCTACGTCGCCTACTGCACCGTCTACTGCTTGGGCACCATCCTCTCGATGCAGATCTCCTTCGTGGGCTTCCAG CCCGTCCTCTCCTCGGAGCACATGGCCGCCCTGGGAGTCTTCGGCTTGTGCCAGATCCACGCCTTCGTGGACTACCTGCGCAGCAAGCTCAACCCGCAGCAGTTTGAAATCCTCTTCCGGAGCGTCATCTCCCTCGTCGGCTTCGTCCTCCTCACCGTAGGCGCTGTGCTGATGCTCACAG GGAAGATCTCCCCGTGGACGGGGCGTTTCTACTCCCTGCTGGACCCTTCCTACGCCAAGAACAACATCCCCATCATCGCCTCCGTCTCCGAGCACCAGCCCACCACCTGGTCCTCCTACTACTTCGACCTGCAGCTCCTCGTCTTCATGTTCCCAG TCGGCCTCTATTACTGCTTCAGCAACCTCTCGGACGCCCGCATCTTCATCATCATGTACGGCGTCACCAGCATGTACTTCTCCGCCGTGATG GTGCGTCTGATGTTGGTGCTGGCTCCGGTCATGTGCATCCTGTCCGGCATCGGCGTCTCCCAGGTGCTCTCCACCTACATGAAGAACCTGGACATCAGCCGGCCGGATAAGAAGAGCAAGAAACAGCAGGACTCCACGTATCCCATCAAGAACGAG GTGGCCAGCGGCATGATCCTGGTCATGGCTTTCTTCCTCATCACCTACACCTTCCACTCGACGTGGGTGACCAGCGAGGCCTACTCCTCGCCCTCCATCGTGCTCTCCGCTCGGGGCGGCGACGGCAGCAGGATCATCTTCGACGACTTCCGCGAGGCCTACTACTGGCTGCGGCACAACACGCCGGAG GACGCCAAGGTCATGTCTTGGTGGGATTACGGCTATCAGATCACGGCCATGGCCAACCGCACCATTCTGGTGGACAACAACACCTGGAACAACACGCACATCTCGCGGGTCGGTCAG GCCATGGCCTCCACGGAGGAGAAGGCCTACGAGATCATGAGGGAGCTGGACGTCAGCTACGTGCTGGTAATATTCGGCGGCCTCACCGGCTATTCCTCCGATG ACATCAACAAGTTCCTGTGGATGGTGCGGATCGGCGGCAGCACGGACACGGGGCGCCACATCAAGGAGCACGACTACTACACGGCCACGGGCGAGTTCCGCGTCGACCGCGAGGGCTCCCCAGTGCTCCTCAACTGCCTCATGTACAAGATGTGCTACTACCGCTTCGGGCAGGTCTACACGGAAGCCA AGCGGCCGCCGGGCTATGACCGGGTGCGGAACGCCGAGATCGGCAACAAGGACTTTGAGCTGGACGTGCTGGAGGAGGCCTACACCACGGAGCACTGGCTGGTGCGGATATACAAA GTCAAGGACTTGGACAACCGGGGCCTGTCGCGAACGTAG